ACGCAGGCCGAATAGAGGTTCATGGCCCTTCAGGCGATGCCGGCCTTGAGGAGGTCGTGGAGATGGATCATGGCCTGAGGGCGGCCGTCGGCGACGACGACGAGGACGGAGACCTCCCGTTCCTCCATGAGGCGCAGCGCCTCGACGGCGAGGCGGTCCGGAGCGATCACCCTGGGGTGAAGCGTCATCGATCGGGCGATGGGACCGTCCAGGGCCTGAACGCCCTCTCTTTCCATGAGGCGGCGGAGATCGCCATCGGTGAAGATGCCGACGAGCCTCTCCCCGTCGACGACGCAGGTGGCGCCGTAGCCCTTGCTGGTGATCTCGAAAAGGGCGTCCCTGACGGAGGCCTCCTGTCCGACGACGGGGAGGCGTTCCGGCGGGCCCATGAGATCGCCGACGCGGAGAAGAAGCTTGCGCCCCAGGGCTCCGCCGGGATGAAAGAGGGCGAAGTCCTCGGGACGGAGGCCTCTCAGCTCCGTCACCATGGCCGCCAGGGCATCGCCGACGGCGAGCTGGACGGTGGTGCTGCTCGTCGGAGCCAGCCCCAGGGGATCGGCCTCGCGGGCCACCGTCGTCAGGAGGGTCACGTCGGCCTCGCGGGCCAGACGGGAGGCGCCCCTCCCCGCGAAGGCGATGACGGAAGCGCCGATGCGCCGGAAAAAGGGAATCAGCTCCAGGACCTCTTCCGTCTCGCCGCTGTTGCTGATGAAAAGGCCCACGTCGCTGGGGCAGACCATGCCGAGATCGCCGTGAACGCCCTCGGCGGCGTGAAGGAAAAAGGCCGGAGTCCCCAGGGAGGCCAGGGTGGCGGCGATCTTGCGGCCGATCAG
The DNA window shown above is from Aminithiophilus ramosus and carries:
- a CDS encoding KpsF/GutQ family sugar-phosphate isomerase, translating into MSAGETVWSDEALLATGRAVLRDEARELESAAERLGVELVEAARLVHRCRGRVVVVGLGKSGLIGRKIAATLASLGTPAFFLHAAEGVHGDLGMVCPSDVGLFISNSGETEEVLELIPFFRRIGASVIAFAGRGASRLAREADVTLLTTVAREADPLGLAPTSSTTVQLAVGDALAAMVTELRGLRPEDFALFHPGGALGRKLLLRVGDLMGPPERLPVVGQEASVRDALFEITSKGYGATCVVDGERLVGIFTDGDLRRLMEREGVQALDGPIARSMTLHPRVIAPDRLAVEALRLMEEREVSVLVVVADGRPQAMIHLHDLLKAGIA